The following coding sequences are from one Primulina eburnea isolate SZY01 chromosome 15, ASM2296580v1, whole genome shotgun sequence window:
- the LOC140814937 gene encoding thylakoid lumenal 19 kDa protein, chloroplastic-like produces MATIFSPSALLSSTSTAAATPKSPLPPQPKTHLPTPPKKPFLPNLTTTLAATALATTILTTSTPPSLADSLTTYHLYYGTAASAANYGGFGGNSDKKASAEYIYDVPDGWKEKLVTKIQKGTNGTDSEFFNPKKKTEKVYLTFLDGFRKLAPKDLVLNNLALSDVDLQDLIATADNVSSEERKDDKGQVYYVYEIDGVGAHSLISVTCANNKIYAHFVNAPTPEWNRDQETLRHIHESFKTVVG; encoded by the coding sequence ATGGCCACAATCTTCTCCCCCTCCGCCCTCctctcctccacctccaccgccGCCGCCACCCCAAAATCACCACTCCCGCCGCAGCCAAAAACCCACCTCCCTACACCGCCCAAAAAACCATTCCTACCCAACTTAACCACCACCCTAGCCGCCACAGCTCTGGCCACAACAATCCTAACCACCAGTACCCCACCATCACTAGCAGACTCTCTCACAACCTACCACCTCTACTACGGCACCGCAGCCAGCGCCGCCAACTACGGAGGATTCGGCGGAAACTCCGACAAGAAAGCCTCCGCAGAGTACATCTACGACGTCCCAGACGGGTGGAAGGAAAAGCTGGTGACCAAGATTCAAAAGGGGACCAACGGAACAGACAGTGAATTCTTTAACCCAAAGAAGAAGACTGAGAAAGTTTACTTAACTTTTCTTGATGGGTTCCGGAAATTGGCACCAAAAGATTTGGTCTTGAACAATCTTGCTCTATCGGACGTAGATTTACAGGACCTTATTGCCACTGCAGACAACGTGAGCTCGGAAGAGAGGAAGGATGATAAAGGGCAGGTATATTATGTGTATGAGATTGATGGAGTCGGGGCACACAGCTTGATTTCGGTGACTTGTGCAAACAACAAGATTTACGCACATTTTGTGAACGCTCCCACGCCTGAGTGGAATAGGGATCAAGAAACTTTAAGGCACATTCATGAATCTTTTAAAACTGTGGTTGGatga
- the LOC140815067 gene encoding uncharacterized protein: MTSKLLGNSGGSRIAETSCVSNINASDSDIFYIYDKFVASSSSQIASKSPTELDMHLEEIFFPRTQHFDILSWWKTNEAKYPNLQKRANDILAIPVSTVAHESAFSNSGTIVGHHRSRLNPTTLEVLMCSRRLLWDEVEDNSSSSLPTCPTILDEEEDDSEECVGNISYSLFYIDLFKFCYNLFFGMSRFFMES, from the exons ATGACATCAAAATTATTGGGAAATAGTGGTGGTTCAAGGATTGCTGAGACTTCATGTGTTTCTAATATTAATGCATCTGATAGTGATATTTTTTATATCTATGACAAATTTGTGGCTTCAAGTTCAAGCCAAATTGCGTCAAAATCCCCAACCGAGCTGGATATGCATTTGGAAGAAATTTTCTTCCCAAGAACTCAACATTTTGATATTCTTAGTTGGTGGAAGACAAATGAGGCCAAATATCCAAATTTACAGAAAAGGGCAAATGATATTTTAGCAATTCCTGTGTCAACTGTTGCACATGAATCTGCTTTTAGCAATAGTGGAACAATAGTTGGTCATCATCGTAGTAGGCTTAATCCAACGACTTTGGAGGTATTGATGTGCTCGCGAAGATTATTGTGGGATGAGGTGGAAG ATAATTCTTCAAGTAGTTTACCAACTTGTCCCACCATTCTTGATGAAGAGGAAGATGATTCCGAAGAATGTGTCGGAAATATTTCCTACTCGttattttatattgatctgTTTAAGTTCTGTTATAACTTATTTTTTGGGATGTCAAGATTTTTTATGGAGAGCTAG